The genomic interval gtgatcccggacccggggtagaggctcgatagaggttaaaacattctacattgagaCATTAAAacactcctactacaatgttaaaacattctacattgtgacattaattcattgatatcatgaaacaactccttcatatATACATTTTCTGATATTTGATCAGATATCTTTTATCAGATTGTCTCTGGTCACAGCtaagaggtttctctcctgtgtgtgttctatggtgtatagttagatagctagaagtagaaaaactcttcccacattgaccacagctataagatttctctcctgtgtgtattctctggtgcactgtcagatggccagatcgaacaaaactcttcccacattgatcacaactataaggtttctctcctgtgtgtattctctggtgcactgtcagatctccagattgactaaaactcttcccacattgaccacagctataagggttctctcctgtgtgtgttctctggtgtatagttagatagctagaagtagaaaaactcttcccacattgatcacagcacggcttctctcctgtgtgtattctctggtgcactgtcagatggccagatcgaacaaaactcttcccacattgatcacagctataaggtttctctcctgtgtgtattttctggtgcactgtcagatctccagattgactaaaactcttcccacattgaccacagctaaaatatttctctcctgtgtgtattcgctggtgtgcagtcagatggctagatttaacaaaactcttcccacattgagcacagccatatgATTTCTCTCTtgtgtggattctctgatgaattttaatgcctgatgaggaggtgaatctcttcccacagtcagagcagtggtgagatttcttccctgtgggtctctgcgggtgtttcttgaggtgttctaatggggagagactcttctctgcctcgtcagcgtCATGATGTAGTTGagactccccagaggatccacgatagtcccgtctctctcctgtatgaacaacaaagtcagacggttaaaggcccacaacagcagaaatccactgtttatttgaggtaaaagTTGATGCCCAGAGGTCTGTTAAATTATTTTACAATTGTCTTAAGACAGTCAAACTCTAAGCCGTGTGGCAGACGACCTTTGATCTCCAAAAAAgccccctttctgtgtttgctaaaattgCAGCACGAGGGcaatttgattgcagaaacacctccctgctaatgaggaaaccactagatatggatgtagtatatctggtaatgaggaaaccactagttatggacctggtatatctggtaatgaggaaaccgctagttatggatgtagtatatctggtaatgaggaaaccactagttatggatgtagtatatctggtaatgaggaaaccactagttatggatatagtatatctggtaatgaggaaaccactagttatggatgtagtatatctggtaatgaggaaaccactagttatggatgtagtatatctgg from Salvelinus alpinus chromosome 2, SLU_Salpinus.1, whole genome shotgun sequence carries:
- the LOC139552464 gene encoding zinc finger protein 180-like translates to SDFVVHTGERRDYRGSSGESQLHHDADEAEKSLSPLEHLKKHPQRPTGKKSHHCSDCGKRFTSSSGIKIHQRIHTREKSYGCAQCGKSFVKSSHLTAHQRIHTGEKYFSCGQCGKSFSQSGDLTVHQKIHTGEKPYSCDQCGKSFVRSGHLTVHQRIHTGEKPCCDQCGKSFSTSSYLTIHQRTHTGENPYSCGQCGKSFSQSGDLTVHQRIHTGEKPYSCDQCGKSFVRSGHLTVHQRIHTGEKSYSCGQCGKSFSTSSYLTIHHRTHTGEKPLSCDQRQSDKRYLIKYQKMYI